The genomic interval GACGGACTGCAACTTCTCCTGGAGCCTGAAAACCGATGACCTATCTGCCGCTCTTTCTCGCCTTCGCGGATGCGCAAGAGAAGAATCCGCTCGCCTCGCTCCTGACCATGTCGGTGATCGTGCCGGTGGCGCTCGCGCTCCTGGTCCTCATCGTCATCGCCAAGACCGCCGTCGTCGTGCCGCAGCAGTCGGCCTACGTCGTCGAGCGGCTCGGGCGCTACGCCGGTACGCTCGGCGCCGGCTTCCACTTTCTCTTTCCGTTCATCGACATCCTGCGCTACCGCCTGTCGCTCAAGGAGCAGGCGCTCGACATCCCGGAGCAGATCTGCATCACGCGCGACAACGTCCAGGTCGGCGTCGACGGCGTGATCTACCTCAAGGTGATGAACCCCGAGCGCGCCTCCTACGGCGTCCAGGACTACTTCTTCGCCATCTCGCAGCTCGCCCAGACGACGCTCAGGAGCGAGGTCGGCAAGATCGACCTCGACCGCACCTTCGAGGAGCGCTCGCACATCAACGGCCAGGTGGTCTCCGAACTCGACAAGGCGTCGGAACCCTGGGGCGTCAAGGTCCTGCGCTATGAGATCAAGAACATCGTGCCGCCCAAGGACGTGCTCTCGGCGATGGAGAAGCAGATGCGCGCCGAACGCGAGAAGCGCGCCGTGATCCTGACCTCCGAGGGCGAACGCGACGCGCGCATCAACGAGGCCGAGGGCGAGAAGCAGCAGGTCATCAAGGCTTCGGAGGCCACCCGCCAGCGTCAGATCAACGAGGCCGAGGGCCAGGCCGAGGCGATCCTCGCGGTGGCGAGCGCCACGGCCGAGGGGTTGCGTCGGGTCGCCGAGACGATCCAGAACCCGGGCGGCCGCGAGGCGGTGCAGCTGCGTGTCGCCGAGCAGTGGGTCGCCCAATTCGGAAACCTCGCGAAGTCGACCAACACCGTCATCGTCCCGGCGCCGGTCGGCGATGTCGCTGCCATGATCGCGACTGCCATGAACGTCTTCGCCGAGACCAAATCGCGGGCCTGAAGCAAGGCGTCCGGCCCCGCTTCGAGAGAAGGGGGCCGGCAGCGTCCGGCTATTCTCCCAGCGCCGCGTAGCGGACGAGGTTGAAGCGCGTCGTCTGGGCGTCGCGCATCCTTTTTCCGATCGCCTCGTGGAGGCCGGGCTGCCAGTCGGTCCAGCGGGTGAAGAATTTCTCGGCAGCGGCGGGGTCGCCGCCCAGCTGCAGGGCGATCGACTCCTCGAGCAGGCTCGCGACCGTCGCGGCGTACTTCTCGTCGTGGATCTCGAGGAAGCCGTCGGCGGTCGTCGTCAGCAGCCCCTTGTCGAGGAACCAGTTGAACTGCACCAGCTGCATGAGCTGATA from Thermoanaerobaculia bacterium carries:
- a CDS encoding paraslipin; protein product: MSVIVPVALALLVLIVIAKTAVVVPQQSAYVVERLGRYAGTLGAGFHFLFPFIDILRYRLSLKEQALDIPEQICITRDNVQVGVDGVIYLKVMNPERASYGVQDYFFAISQLAQTTLRSEVGKIDLDRTFEERSHINGQVVSELDKASEPWGVKVLRYEIKNIVPPKDVLSAMEKQMRAEREKRAVILTSEGERDARINEAEGEKQQVIKASEATRQRQINEAEGQAEAILAVASATAEGLRRVAETIQNPGGREAVQLRVAEQWVAQFGNLAKSTNTVIVPAPVGDVAAMIATAMNVFAETKSRA